The following DNA comes from Candidatus Abyssobacteria bacterium SURF_5.
CGAGAGCGTCTGAATCGTCATGACAAACCGGTTCAGCACGACTCCCAAACAGATAAACAGGCATCCGAAAACGAGCGAGATGTCGTAATCGCGCGCTCGCGGGATCAGCAGCAAGACCGCCGGCACGAGCCCGAACACAAACAATTCGAGGAACAGGATCTCCATCCCGTACGGCCCTTCATAGAACTTTGTGAACCTGAAACCGCTTGCCGGCACAGTCACGTTCGCCCAGTAAATGGTGTCGGCCGCCTTTAATACGAGATACACTGCAAACAAAGTCGCCGACAATTTCGCAAGCCGCGACAGCGTCGAGCGAGGCACCAGCTTTCTTCCCGTCACCTTTTGCGTCAGCCAGACCACCAGCGTCGTCAAAGCCGGGCCCGATGCGACCGCGGAAAGGATGAACAGAAAAAACGTCCACGGCCAGATGCCGATGCCGGTCCGATACGAGAACGGGCGCGCGTACAGCACGCCGAACATCCCGCCGAGCGACCCCTGATGGAAGAACGAAAGGAATGCGCCTACGAGCGCGAAGACCGCCATGATGCCGTGCAGGTTCTCGCCGAGATATTTGAACAGAGGAAGCCGGCTGAGCGTCCTGTTCTCGGTGATCAGCGGAACGAACTCGATCGTGAGCACGAACAGATAACACGTGATGCAGAAAATGACTTCGGTCAGCATCGAATGCACGTTGGCGTGCATGAAACTGAAATAGCCCCTGAGCGGCTGGCCGATGTCGATGGTCAGCATGCCGACCGCACCGCTGTAGCAGATGAAACCGATCACCACGGCGGCCCCGATCAGGTCCTTCAAGAAATCCAGCTTCAGAATGTAAAACAGGAATCCGCTGAAGAAGGCGCCGGCGCCGAGTGCGATGATGGCGAGGTCCACGCAAATCCACAGCCCGAACACGAAATAGTTGTTCATGCCGGTCTGATTCAATCCCTTCCACAGGCACAGAAATGCGCCGAGCACTCCAAGCGCCAGCAACAGCGCCCAAAAGCTCAGCCAGATTAGAAATTTCTTCGTCGAGCAGCGCTCCAGCTTGAAATGTTCGTGGTGCTCGACCGCGTGTTCGAGTGTGATATGTTCGACAAGTTCTGTCATGGTTTCAACTCAATTTCGTTGCCGTTTCTTTGACCCAGATGCGGGAGCTGAGATAATAGACCTTCGGCTCGGTATGCAACTGTTCGAGCAGCCGGAACGCGCGCGGGCTATGGGCAAGCTGAGCCACTTTGTGCTCGGGATCGTTCAGATCGCCGAAATGCATCGCGCCGACCGGACACGCCTCGACGCACGCCGGCACGTACTCGTCCTCTCTCAGGTAATTCCGCGCCTCATTCTGGGCCTTGTTCTTCGCCTTGAGATACCGGTGTGAGCAGAACGTGCATTTCTCGACCACTCCGCGCATGCGCGGGGCGACATCGGGATTCAACTGCCGCTTCATCTCGGCGGGCCACACCGGGTCCCACCAGTTGAAGCAGCGAACCATGTACGGGCAAGCCGCCATGCAATAGCGGCAGCCGATGCAGCGCGTGTTGATCTGATCGACGATGCCGGTGCTCGCGTCGTAGTTGGTTGCGCTCGCGGGACAGACCGAAACGCACGGCGTGTGATGGTCGCATTGCATGCACGGCCGCGCGAAATAGGCCGCGCGCGCCTTCGGGTAGCTCTCGCCGTTGTTCACCCGATATACGCGCATCCACGCGATGTTCCTTGATTTGTCGCTCTCGTCAACGCGAAACGGGACGTTGTTCTCCATATGGCAAGCCACTGCGCACGCGCCGCAGCCGGTGCATAAGTCCACGTCTATAACCATGCCATATCGGACAGGCGCAATTTTCCCGTTCCCGTTGTTCATTTCATTACGCCTTTCTTATCTTGCCCGGTGTTTCACGGTAACAAAGCAAGCCGCTGACGGGGTCCTTGCCCGCGTCCAGCAACTGATACGCGTTCACGCCCTTGTTGCGAAGGAATTGATCGTAGGCGCTGTGGCCGAAGCCCAGAGGAAACAGCACCACGCCCTCGCGCACGTCAGCGGAACAATGGATGCGCACGCTCACTTTTCCGCGCGGCGACTCCAAGACCACCCTGTCTCCCTCCTCGAGCCGCTTGTAGATCGCGGTGAGCGGATTGATCCGCACGGAGAGTTCCTCTTTCAGCAAAACGTTGTCGTGCACCTGCTTGAGCAGGAAAGGAGGTGTGCCCTGGCCGGCGCCGGCAACAATTACCAACTCCTCCGGCATGATGAGCAGATCGAAGCCTTCCGGCGGCAACGCCGGCGCCACATAATGCGGCTGGCATTCGATGTCGCCGCTGAAAGGAAGCGTCGCCTGCAGCGTCTTGCTGTAGAACTCGAATTTGCCGGTCGGGGTTCGTGTCTTGATCGCATGGTCGACGGGCGGCTCGAACCAGCACCCGTTCTTGTACAGAGCCCGCCAGAAAACGGAAAAAGTCGGATATCGCTCATGCAGAGATTTCGCCGCGCCGGTCGACTCCGCCTCCGGGTCATTCACCTTTCCGCGCCCGGCCTCATAAATCGATTCGGCGCGCCCCTTGAGAATCTCGGCAAATGAATTCCACGGGAATGATTCCGCCACCGATCCGCCAAGCGCATGGGCGACCTGGATGACGATGTCGCCCGCGCCCATCGTGTCGAACAGGGGATTTGAAAGCGGGCGGCTCAGATTGTAAACCGGCTGCGGGAAGCCCTCGATGCCGATTTGATCGTCCCATCTCTCGAACGGCGCAGGCAGGGGAAGAATCAGGTCCGCGCGCGTGGCGCTCTCGTCCATGTACGTCGACAGGCTGACGATATACGGGACTTTTACAAAGAGATCCGAATGCCGCTCCGGCAGGACATAGTGCGGGTTCGTCTCGTGTATCAGCAGCATCTCGATCTGGCGCGCGTCGATGTCGTGAATCAAAGAGTGCGTCAGCGGGTAGCGCGAGCTGTCGGCGCCGTCGCACCGGGCCAGCCGAAGTCCGCGCTCGGCCTCCGCATCCTTCTTCACCGGCGGGAGTGATTCGAACGGCGGTTGCCCCTGGTGGACAAAGCCGCCGGCCTTGTCCATGTTGCCCACAAGCGCATTGAGGCTGTGGATCGCCATCAGCGCGTACATATCCGGCCATCGGTCGCCGCGACCTCCGCCGCCAACGGCTATGGCAGGCTGCAGCGAAGCGAATCGATGCGCAAGCTTCTCGATTTCTCGCGCGGGAACTTTCGTAATCTTTTCAACCGCCTGCGGCGAGTATCTCGCCATCACGTTCGATTCGAATCCCGCACGCAGGTTTCCGCTGATGTCCTTCCAATCCTTGAAGCCGAAACAGCGGTGCTCGATAAACGGCCTGTCATGCAGCCGGTCGCGGATCAGAACATGCGCAATTCCGAGCGCAAGCGCGGCCTCCGTTCCGGGATAAATCGGAATCCAGCGGTCAGCCTGGTTCGCGGTGCTCGAGAGGTTCGGCTCGATCTGAATGATTTCCGGCCGTTTCCCCTCAGGATGGTGCATCCAGCCCGAATACGCGTGCAACATCCGCCCGAACGAGCCCCACCCCTCGAAGAGGCTGCATCCAAAACTGAGGATGCAGCGGCTGTTTTCTATGTCGTAAGCGACGGCGTTCGTGCCGTGCATGATTCCGTACATGACTTCGGCGCCGTCCGCCGGCGAATAGGCATGAATGAAATTGGGCGAGCCGACCGACTCCAAAAACCGCTCGAGAAGCTGATTGACGGTGCTGTTGTCATTGCGCGAGATGCAGGCGAGCGCATGCGATTTCTCCGAGGCGCGCAGTACGGATATCCTTCCGGCAAGCTCTCGTATCGCCTCTTGCCAGGAGATCTTCTCCAATGATGCGCCCCGTGCGGCGCGTCTCAATGGAGTTTCAATCCTGGAAGGGCCATACACCATTTGCAGCGATGCGACACCGAGCGGGCAGAGCGACCCGCGGTTGACGGGATGATCGGCGTTTCCATCCACCCGAACCAGCCGGTCGTTCACCTTGCGCACGGAGACGCCGCAGCCGGCGCCGCACATCCTGCAGACGCTGTTTTCCCGCGACGGATCGCCCGGCAGCGGAGTCGGCACCCACGACCAGTTCTGCGTCCAGAACGCGACGTCGCGCAGAAGGTACCACGGCGCCGGCGACAGCATCAGCCCCATCGCCGCCCCTCCTGCGACCGACATCCCCATCATGAATTTTCGTCTGTCGATTTCCACGTCTATTTCCTTTGCCGCTCCAACGTCACGCCGACCTATTTATGACAAATGAAACATGCAGTGCTCGTCCCGCGCGCGCGGTGGCACGAGGCGCATTCGTCCATCCGCATCGTCCCCCACACCTTCTTCCCTTTTTCACTCATGATGGTGAACGCGTTCAATGGGACGCGCGAATCGTACATGACGTAGCTGTAGTTCGTGATCCGGTTCGAATGGTACTCGGTAACGTCGGAATAGCCCTGCGGGCCGTGGCACGTCTGGCATGAGATGCTCGCCATCCGAACGTGCGAGGAATGCGAGAACGAGACGCATTCGGGCTGCCGGTTGTAAATCGCCCATTTCGGCTCGCGGTTCCTCTTCACGTATTCGTTGACGAACCTGATCTCCGCCGGCGTTGTCCCTATCGGCTCCTCGTGGCAGTCCGCGCAGATTTCCAGCGCCGGCAAACCCGCCCAGCTTCCGTCCTCGTGGAAGAAGTGGCAGGTGTCGCACGCCAGACCCAGCTTCTCCACGTGCAGAGGATGATTATCATCAACCGGCTGCATCCGCGTCTCATAACTCAGCTTCGGCAACACCAGCCAGCCAAGCACAAGAAACGCGACGAAGCCTGCGAGCACCAGGGCGGCCGCCATTCCGAACGTCTTCTGCGCATCTGTCAGGTTTCTCACGTGCATATGGTATTCACCTTTCGTCGCAGTATATGTTCGGCAAAAACTGTGCCATCGATGCGCGCAAGGTGACAAGCGACTGCAAATCACACGATATTGCTAGCAAAACAATGGAATGCCGCACTGCGTCATACATTCTTTCCGCCTGCATTCGCATCGTTGCCGTGGCGTGTTCTCCGGCAACGCGACGTTGCATGCAACGAAACCTGCAACGAGAAGGCCGCCTCAGAAGGCCGGCGAAAAAGAGAGACGCACATCGAACGCTTCAAATGAATATACGGCATTTTCCGGTTCCGCTCGTGCGCGCCGGCGACTGAAAACGCTTGGCATAGTTATTGCCCTGATATGTCATCGCCAAAATGCGTGGATGCGTAACGGCGGCATCTTTGAATCGACTGAGGGAATCAATTGTGAAGGTGGCTGTTCCTCTTTTCGGGACGCGGGTTTCGCCCCGATGGTCCTATTCGCAGAACACGTTGCTCGTTCATCTCGCCGACGACCGCGAGGTCTCGAGGAGAATGATCGATACCTCCGGCTTGAGCGAGGAAGAACGGCTTTCCCAACTCGTTGACCTCGAGGTCGACCTCTTCGTCTGCGGCGCGATCGAAGAGGAATACATCGACCTCGCGGGCTCCTACGGACTGCAGGTTGTCCATAACGTTGCAGCCGAGGCCGATGAAGTCGTTGCAGCCGCGCTGCGCGGCAAGTTGCACAGTGGATTCGGGCTGGACGGCGATATGGCCGAAGACGCCGCCCAAGCGGGCAAGCTCCTGGCGCGAGTGCGCCCGAAGATCGATTGCGTCGAGTGCGCCGACCGCGTATGCCTGAAGGGGGCAAACTGCACCAGCGAATTCGGAGATGTTTTCCCGGTCGAAAAATACGCGAAGCTGCATCATTCGATGGAGGTGACCGCGGATATCGCGGCTGAGAATCATCGCAGACTGTGCCGTGTCGCCGAATTCATCTACTATTGCCTCGGGATGGAATACAAACATGTGGGCATTGCGTTCTGTGTCGAGATGTTCCAGGAGACCGAAATACTCACGCGCCTGATGCGCCGGTTCTTCAAGGTGAGTCCCGTCTGTTGCAAGGTCGGCGGCTATATGAAGCCGGACTTCTATACATCCTCGAACGGCGTCGCCTGCAATCCGATCGGGCAGGCGCGCGTTTTAAACGGGATCGAGACTGATATCAACGCCCTCGTGGGCTTGTGCGTCGGCTGCGACCTCATCTTCACGCGGTACAGCAAAGCGCCGGCATCAACGTTATTCGTCAAGGATAAATCTCTGGCCAACAACCCCGTGAGCGCCCTGTACTCCAAGTACTACATCGACGAGATATTGAAGGAGCTGTGAGCGCGCAAGACAGGATCCGGAAGGAGGATTCTTATGACGACCGTAGGATTGGACAGCGTCGGGCTCTGCGCCCATTTCTCGGAAAAAGGCGATTGGGCATTTGACTTTGCGTTCGCGCTGGCGCAAAAGAACAAGTGTCAGTTGAACATTTTCTACTTCCTCAGATCTCCGTACGAAAGATATTCCGAACCGCCCAACCAAGGAAGAAAACTGGATGATCAAATCCTCATCGCAACCGACCGAAAGCTCCGGGAATACTACGACAAATGCCTGGGCGAGTACGTCGACGTCGGCTTCAAGGTCTGCGAGGAGAGCAGGCACGCGAAGGAACTGAGGACGTGCCTGATGCATCGCGAGTATCAGTTGCTGATCATTCCTCACCTGGAGAAAGGCATCACGTTCGGCAATATCCCGATCGAGGAATTCGCGTACCGGTTCACCGCGCCGGTCGTGCTGGTGGGACCCGACAGGCCGAACCAGTACCATCTGAATCCGTCGGCAACCCTGCTGGCCGACAAGCTGGGCCTGAGCCAGGACGATTTCCACGAGATCTATCTCGATGAGATCGGGAAAGCCCCGGCCGCTTTGTCGTAATCGGAGCACAGTCCCACGAGTTGCAAGGGGCTTCTCCCAGCCTTTATCCCCCCTTTATCAAAGGGGGACCAAAGGGGTGCCATCCAGGAGCGCGGAACAAAACAATGATTCCCGATGGAGGGGCACGGCGGGCCGTGCCCGAAAAGGCGTGGCGACGCCAGAAGTTTCCCCCTTTATCAAAGGGGTACTGAGGGGGAATTTACATGCGGCACAGGTGGTCGGCGTTCTCTGCGCCTTTGCGGTGAAAAAAGCCAGTCAAGACGGCGAGGGCTCTTCGTGCCTCCGGGCCTTCGTGGTTAATCTTTAATCCAAAACATGTCTCAGACCCCGATCCGGGATCCAAAATTGAAAATCCAAAATCCTCTGGCGCTCCCCTTCTACTCTATCCCGTACTTCTCCATTTTCCGCCACAGCGTCGCCCGGTGCATTCCCAGCTCTTCCGCCGTTTTCACGCGGTTCCCTTCATTCCGCGCGAGCGCCTCGCGAATGATCGATTCCTCCGAGCTGCTGCCATGGCACAAACGGGAGGCGCCGTTCTCCTTCTTCTGCGCCGCCTCCAGTATCCGGTCGGGCAGATGCTCGAGCCCGATCACGTTCTTCCTGCAAATGACGAATGCGTGCTCGATCGCGTTCTCGAGCTCGCGTACGTTCCCGGGAAAATCGTAGCGCCGCAGAAGATTCAGGACTTCTGTCGTTACTCCCTGGATATCCTTCTTTCGTTTCGATCGAAACTTCTCCACGAAATAATCGATCAATAGCGGAAGATCCTCGAGCCGCTCCCGCAACGGAGGAATCTGGATATTGATCACATTGATGCGGTAGAAAAGGTCCTCGCGAAATGCCGATTGCTCGACCATCTGCTTGAGGTCCCTGTTCGATGAGGTGATGATGCGGGCGTCCGTCTGCAGCATCCGCGTCGAGCCCAGCGGCTGATATTCGCCATTGTTCAGCACCCTGAGCAGCTTCACCTGCAGAGACAACGGCATATCGCCGATCTCGTCCAACAACAGTGTGCCGCCTTGCGCCATGTAGAACAGGCCGGGCTTGTCCCGCTTCGCGTCGGTGAATGCGCCGCGCACATAGCCGAAGAGTTCCGACTCGAGCAGCGTCTCGGGAAGAGCGGCGCAATTGATGCGGATATACGATTTATGTTTGCGGGGACTCAGGTCGTGCAACGCCTGCGCCAGCAGTTCCTTGCCCGACCCGCTCGGCCCCTGGATGAGCACATTGCATTCCGACTCGGCGATCTCCGGCAGCAGCTTGAAGATCCGCTGCATCTTCTCGTTGCAGCTCACCAGGTTCTCGAACCGGTTGATCTTCGACACCTGGTCCTGCAGATTCTCGATCTCCGACAGGTCCCGGAAAAACTCGACCGCGCCGATGCAGGTCTTCTTCTCGTTGCGAAGAACCGTGGTGCTCACGCTGATCGGCACCTTGCGCCCGTCGCGCGTCACAATCGTTACCCGTACATTCGTGATCGGCTTTCCGTTCTGCAACGTGTTGCGAAGCGCGCAACCCGTCTGGCACAGGTCGGTCCGGAAAATGTCGAAACAGAATTTGCCGATGGCCTCCTCTCGCCTGAACCCCGAAATCTCCTCGGCCGCCCGATTAAAAGAAGTGATCCGACACTCGTGATCGGTCGTGAATACGCCGTCGGTGATGCTGTCGAAGATGATTGCTGAAATGTCCTTCTGGTCCTGCAATGAATCGTTTGCCATTGTGTTTCCATTTCTTGATCAAAAGTGGTCCCAAAACCCAGTTGCCCTCACAATAACATAAAGAGCACATAGCATGCCACTTCAAGGTTTTCGCGGGTAAACGGGTCTGTAACTCCTTGATGAGCAACCGACAATGCAACGAAGTGGCGGGTGCGACGCGACCTGCGACAGTCGCTGAAAGGTTGCGCGCATGCAACATTTGCAACGCGATTGAAGTTGCGCCACTGCAACGCCGTCGCACCCACGACATTCTTCATCCGCTGACTTCCAAGCGCGGAAAGCTTTCTGTCCTGATTTGTTGTGTAAGTCCATGATAACCATTCAGATAGATCCCTTCTTCCTTTTCAATCCAAAATCGAAATTTGGTTGCGGCTCCGCCGCGCTGTGGAATCTGCGGATTGCTCTCTTTGCCGGCGTTCGGCGGGTGAGAAAAGAAGCCGGGCGACCCCACCGGGTCGCCCCTACGGAAAGAAACGCGGCGGCGGCATCGTCCCGCCGTCAATATCGCAAACGCGGATCGCTCCTATGGTGCAGAAGTAAGACTCCTACGGAAGCGGCGGCCAATCCAACGGAACCAGGTGTGCTCTATAAATGGTATTGACGGTAAGCACCTGCATGTATTTATAGAAAAAGGGATTGATATACTCCCATACGATTTCGCCCTCGCTGGTGACCTGAAACAGGCGTCCTGATTCTCCTTCGTCAATGAAGGTGTTGCCATTGGGCAGACGCTGTGCTGAACTGATAAAAGCACTAAAAAATGTGTCCGGATGCCGCCCGGAGATGGCCGCAAGATATTTCCAGACCACCGTTTTCCGGACGGGGTCGATCTCGACCACCCGGGAATATAATCTGGCTTCCTCGGGATACCCGCCTCTTCCGCCATTGTCGAAGACGAGGATGTTTCCTGCACCCGGCAATCCGAGAGGGATCATCTTGGCGTCATGTTGCCCGATGGTCTGATTGTCGTCGGGTCCGCATTTCCAGACGATCGTGCCGGTGCTCTTGTCGATGATGAAGA
Coding sequences within:
- a CDS encoding molybdopterin oxidoreductase translates to MTLEHAVEHHEHFKLERCSTKKFLIWLSFWALLLALGVLGAFLCLWKGLNQTGMNNYFVFGLWICVDLAIIALGAGAFFSGFLFYILKLDFLKDLIGAAVVIGFICYSGAVGMLTIDIGQPLRGYFSFMHANVHSMLTEVIFCITCYLFVLTIEFVPLITENRTLSRLPLFKYLGENLHGIMAVFALVGAFLSFFHQGSLGGMFGVLYARPFSYRTGIGIWPWTFFLFILSAVASGPALTTLVVWLTQKVTGRKLVPRSTLSRLAKLSATLFAVYLVLKAADTIYWANVTVPASGFRFTKFYEGPYGMEILFLELFVFGLVPAVLLLIPRARDYDISLVFGCLFICLGVVLNRFVMTIQTLSIPVLPFERFMTYYPTWQEWTVALAVFGYGGIVYSLSYRYLHLFPREHELNN
- a CDS encoding universal stress protein encodes the protein MTTVGLDSVGLCAHFSEKGDWAFDFAFALAQKNKCQLNIFYFLRSPYERYSEPPNQGRKLDDQILIATDRKLREYYDKCLGEYVDVGFKVCEESRHAKELRTCLMHREYQLLIIPHLEKGITFGNIPIEEFAYRFTAPVVLVGPDRPNQYHLNPSATLLADKLGLSQDDFHEIYLDEIGKAPAALS
- a CDS encoding 4Fe-4S dicluster domain-containing protein gives rise to the protein MNNGNGKIAPVRYGMVIDVDLCTGCGACAVACHMENNVPFRVDESDKSRNIAWMRVYRVNNGESYPKARAAYFARPCMQCDHHTPCVSVCPASATNYDASTGIVDQINTRCIGCRYCMAACPYMVRCFNWWDPVWPAEMKRQLNPDVAPRMRGVVEKCTFCSHRYLKAKNKAQNEARNYLREDEYVPACVEACPVGAMHFGDLNDPEHKVAQLAHSPRAFRLLEQLHTEPKVYYLSSRIWVKETATKLS
- a CDS encoding PAS domain-containing protein; the encoded protein is MANDSLQDQKDISAIIFDSITDGVFTTDHECRITSFNRAAEEISGFRREEAIGKFCFDIFRTDLCQTGCALRNTLQNGKPITNVRVTIVTRDGRKVPISVSTTVLRNEKKTCIGAVEFFRDLSEIENLQDQVSKINRFENLVSCNEKMQRIFKLLPEIAESECNVLIQGPSGSGKELLAQALHDLSPRKHKSYIRINCAALPETLLESELFGYVRGAFTDAKRDKPGLFYMAQGGTLLLDEIGDMPLSLQVKLLRVLNNGEYQPLGSTRMLQTDARIITSSNRDLKQMVEQSAFREDLFYRINVINIQIPPLRERLEDLPLLIDYFVEKFRSKRKKDIQGVTTEVLNLLRRYDFPGNVRELENAIEHAFVICRKNVIGLEHLPDRILEAAQKKENGASRLCHGSSSEESIIREALARNEGNRVKTAEELGMHRATLWRKMEKYGIE
- a CDS encoding DUF1847 domain-containing protein gives rise to the protein MRGCVTAASLNRLRESIVKVAVPLFGTRVSPRWSYSQNTLLVHLADDREVSRRMIDTSGLSEEERLSQLVDLEVDLFVCGAIEEEYIDLAGSYGLQVVHNVAAEADEVVAAALRGKLHSGFGLDGDMAEDAAQAGKLLARVRPKIDCVECADRVCLKGANCTSEFGDVFPVEKYAKLHHSMEVTADIAAENHRRLCRVAEFIYYCLGMEYKHVGIAFCVEMFQETEILTRLMRRFFKVSPVCCKVGGYMKPDFYTSSNGVACNPIGQARVLNGIETDINALVGLCVGCDLIFTRYSKAPASTLFVKDKSLANNPVSALYSKYYIDEILKEL
- a CDS encoding cytochrome C: MHVRNLTDAQKTFGMAAALVLAGFVAFLVLGWLVLPKLSYETRMQPVDDNHPLHVEKLGLACDTCHFFHEDGSWAGLPALEICADCHEEPIGTTPAEIRFVNEYVKRNREPKWAIYNRQPECVSFSHSSHVRMASISCQTCHGPQGYSDVTEYHSNRITNYSYVMYDSRVPLNAFTIMSEKGKKVWGTMRMDECASCHRARGTSTACFICHK